The following proteins are encoded in a genomic region of Burkholderia cepacia:
- a CDS encoding YbhB/YbcL family Raf kinase inhibitor-like protein, with translation MTLTLTSSAFREGGEIPRRHTCMGADVSPPLAWSGVPANAKSLALIVDDPDAPDPAAPQMTWVHWVLYNIPPTAPGLQEALTGSALPPGTLEGINDFRRVAYGGPCPPIGRHRYFHKLYALDTVLPDLHKPTKAALEKAMQGHVVAHAELLGTFRK, from the coding sequence ATGACCTTGACCCTGACTTCGTCGGCCTTTCGCGAAGGGGGCGAGATTCCCCGCCGCCATACCTGCATGGGTGCGGACGTGTCGCCGCCGCTCGCGTGGTCCGGGGTGCCCGCCAACGCAAAGAGCCTCGCGCTGATCGTCGACGACCCTGACGCGCCGGACCCGGCCGCGCCGCAGATGACATGGGTCCACTGGGTGCTGTACAACATCCCGCCCACGGCGCCCGGGCTGCAGGAAGCGCTCACCGGCAGCGCGCTGCCGCCGGGCACGCTCGAAGGCATCAACGACTTCCGGCGCGTCGCGTATGGCGGCCCCTGCCCGCCTATCGGCCGCCACCGCTATTTCCACAAGCTGTACGCGCTCGATACGGTGCTGCCCGATCTCCACAAGCCGACCAAGGCGGCGCTGGAGAAGGCGATGCAAGGGCATGTGGTTGCGCACGCGGAACTGCTCGGTACGTTTCGGAAGTAA
- a CDS encoding IclR family transcriptional regulator, with protein sequence MNYVVEAVDSALKLLNCVAEHPHLGVTRLALKLGINKSRAYRMLCTLEIHRFVVQDERTSTYALGTQAFVIGVAALRQTALVHAAQCHMLALSQAINETVVLRVRDGLDTVCIMRCETTREIRTIGAVGNRRPVSLGASGKVLLAFAPGEVRDAYFAKVRRTGQGDPFRLAEELDAVACKGYAVSVGEVTAGVVAIAVPICDRAGTAIASLSVTGPEVRISRVNVHDYLARLQACSNAISVELSRVSTRAVT encoded by the coding sequence ATGAACTACGTCGTCGAAGCGGTTGACAGCGCGCTGAAGCTTTTGAACTGTGTGGCCGAGCATCCACATCTCGGCGTGACCCGGCTTGCGTTGAAGCTCGGCATCAACAAATCGCGCGCGTACCGCATGCTTTGCACGCTCGAGATCCATCGCTTCGTCGTGCAGGACGAGCGCACGTCGACTTATGCGCTTGGAACGCAGGCGTTTGTGATCGGTGTTGCCGCGTTGCGGCAGACCGCGCTCGTGCACGCCGCACAGTGCCACATGCTTGCGCTCAGCCAGGCGATCAACGAGACCGTCGTGCTGCGCGTGCGAGACGGACTCGACACGGTCTGCATCATGCGCTGCGAGACAACCCGCGAAATCCGGACGATCGGCGCCGTCGGCAATCGGCGGCCGGTCAGCCTCGGCGCGTCGGGCAAGGTGCTGCTCGCGTTCGCGCCCGGCGAGGTGCGCGACGCCTATTTCGCGAAAGTGCGAAGAACGGGGCAGGGCGATCCGTTCAGGCTTGCCGAGGAACTCGACGCGGTCGCGTGCAAAGGCTACGCGGTGAGCGTCGGCGAAGTGACGGCGGGAGTCGTCGCGATTGCGGTGCCGATTTGCGACCGGGCGGGCACGGCGATCGCGTCCCTCAGCGTGACGGGGCCGGAGGTGCGGATCAGCCGCGTCAACGTTCACGACTATCTTGCGCGGCTGCAGGCCTGCAGCAATGCGATCTCCGTCGAACTCAGCCGGGTCTCGACGCGCGCCGTGACGTAA
- a CDS encoding H-NS histone family protein, whose product MKTYSELMMQFDLLKKEIEIAREHEAQRIARRVLELLAESGVDVREMAKSPPRGRKVSPKYWNPHTGATWSGRGRVPKWLVGQDLRQFLIPSPDDEQ is encoded by the coding sequence ATGAAGACGTATAGCGAACTCATGATGCAATTCGATCTTCTGAAGAAAGAGATCGAAATCGCGAGGGAGCACGAGGCTCAACGCATCGCCCGGCGAGTGCTTGAACTGTTGGCCGAAAGCGGTGTGGACGTTCGGGAAATGGCGAAGTCGCCGCCCCGCGGGAGGAAAGTTTCACCGAAATACTGGAATCCGCACACGGGCGCGACGTGGTCGGGACGGGGGCGGGTGCCCAAGTGGCTGGTTGGCCAGGATCTACGTCAATTTCTGATTCCGAGCCCGGACGACGAGCAATAG
- a CDS encoding beta strand repeat-containing protein — translation MNKIYRKVWNRSRGQIVVVSERSSGNSPGSASRGTGLVAAVGSAVSLLATLVLSSSAYAAITVSDNGVSTNSAGTAHAGGSAGGLGATASANSIAMVGDGDCNRLTSGPFTVAGVYGTGANFTGGIYGFGVQNSATSYDTPTNAGAGQTTGMQGYTANNSVTGNVQQSANGIAGTTAYGLQTTAMGCDAHANGWASQAFGWGANASGAGAVAVGVYATASGQGAVAFGIGAVASAMDTFAVGALAKASGQGDIAIGAQAAANSGITSGTSEQSAVAFGHAATASGQNTVSVGNAAVANGTGSIAIGGAASSAAKAVSLGSGASAGASSSVAIGDSNVVAASAGTGATAIGYQSSASSGTGAVAIGSQQTASGNGAVAIGDPNTATGTGAVAIGANNVANGQGAVALGNSNMATGTGAIALGNASTAVANGGVALGAGAVAYNANDVSLGSSSVTAAPNATPGATIGGTSYTFAGTAPASVVSVGAAGAERQITNVAAGSLTASSTDAVNGSQLFATVQAINTLSTSTSTGLSSTNSSVASLSTSALTGISSANSSIVSLSTSTSTGISTAQSGVNSLSTGLSSTNSSVASLSTSASTGISSANSSIVSLSTSTSTGISTAQSGVNSLSTGLSSTNSAVVSLSTSASTGISSANSSIASLSTGLSSANSSVASLSTSTSTGISTAQSGVNSLSTGLSSTNSSVASLSTSASTGISSANSSITSLSTSTSTGIGSLSTGLSTISTTTNNLGSSTAAALGGGAAYNPATGAISAPSYTTYNANGTTTANNNVGSAIDNINAHGIKYFHANSTGADSVATGADAVAIGKGATASTNDSIALGANSATAVSNPTSSAAVGATTFGAFAGSAPVGVVSVGALGAERQITNVAAGQVTSTSTDAINGSQLYAVASKLDSATTSISSLSTGLSSTNSAVVSLSTSTSTGISTAQSGVNSLSTGLSSTNSSVASLSTSASTGISTAQSGVNSLSTGLSSTNSAVASLSTSTSTGINSLSTGLSSTNSAVVSLSTSVSTGISSATSSIASLSTSTSTGINSLSTGLSSTTSSVASLSTSTSTGLSTAGSNISSLSTGLSSLSTAVNGGGTKYFHTNSTQPDSQALGTNAIAVGPAATASGASSIAMGDNANASTGGAVAIGRTAVATGGQSVSIGVANTASGDGAVAIGDPNVATGTGAVALGANNSANGQGAVALGNANVATGTGSLALGNASTAAAGGAIALGANAIASNANDVALGSGSVTATASPVGSAPIAGQTYSFAGGLPTSVVSVGAPGAERQIVNVAAGRISATSTDAVNGSQMNAVTQALASLSTSTASALSTTQSGLSSLSTGLSSTNSSVSSLSTGLSTTSSNVSSLSTGLSTSQSGIASLSTGLSTTNDSLASLSTAITSGGIHANSVGGVSVGPGANASGANSTAVGGAASASGANATAVGQASNASGDNSTALGQASSASGSGSTAVGQGASAPGDGASAFGQGAIASGTNATALGAHSTASAPNSVAIGANSVASEPNTVSFGSPDHERRLTNVAPGIGGTDAANMNQLRGVQSSVDQAARRAYSGVAAATALTMIPEVDPGKTIAVGIGAGSYQGYSASAIGVSVRFSDNLKAKLGVGMSGQGSTYGGGVSYQW, via the coding sequence ATGAACAAGATATATAGAAAAGTCTGGAACAGGTCGCGGGGCCAGATTGTGGTCGTTTCCGAACGGTCATCCGGAAACTCGCCTGGCAGCGCGTCGCGGGGAACCGGCCTGGTGGCGGCCGTCGGGAGTGCGGTGTCGCTGCTTGCGACGTTGGTGCTGTCGTCCAGTGCCTATGCGGCGATAACGGTGTCGGATAACGGCGTCTCGACTAACAGTGCCGGTACCGCGCATGCGGGGGGGAGTGCCGGGGGGCTTGGCGCGACGGCATCGGCAAACTCGATCGCGATGGTGGGCGACGGGGATTGCAACAGATTGACTTCAGGGCCATTCACCGTAGCCGGCGTTTACGGTACGGGGGCGAATTTCACCGGGGGCATCTATGGCTTCGGCGTTCAGAACTCCGCAACGAGTTACGACACGCCGACGAACGCAGGTGCCGGACAAACGACCGGAATGCAAGGCTACACCGCGAACAACAGCGTGACCGGCAATGTCCAGCAGAGCGCCAACGGGATCGCAGGCACGACTGCATACGGGCTGCAGACGACGGCGATGGGCTGCGACGCGCATGCGAACGGCTGGGCGTCGCAGGCATTCGGCTGGGGCGCGAATGCGAGTGGAGCCGGGGCGGTCGCGGTTGGGGTGTATGCGACTGCGTCGGGTCAAGGCGCGGTCGCGTTCGGGATCGGCGCGGTCGCGTCGGCGATGGACACCTTCGCGGTGGGCGCGCTTGCGAAAGCCAGCGGGCAGGGCGACATTGCAATCGGCGCGCAAGCGGCGGCCAATTCGGGCATCACGTCCGGCACGTCCGAGCAATCGGCCGTGGCGTTCGGGCATGCCGCGACGGCGAGCGGCCAGAACACGGTGTCGGTCGGCAATGCGGCGGTCGCGAACGGCACCGGCTCGATCGCGATCGGCGGAGCGGCGAGCTCGGCGGCCAAGGCGGTCTCGCTGGGGTCGGGCGCGTCCGCCGGCGCGTCGTCTTCGGTCGCGATCGGCGATTCGAACGTGGTTGCTGCGTCCGCAGGCACGGGTGCGACTGCGATCGGCTACCAGTCGAGCGCCAGTAGCGGCACGGGCGCGGTCGCGATCGGCAGCCAGCAGACGGCGAGCGGCAACGGTGCGGTTGCGATCGGCGATCCCAACACGGCAACCGGGACCGGGGCGGTTGCGATCGGCGCCAACAATGTGGCGAACGGGCAGGGCGCGGTCGCGCTCGGCAATTCGAACATGGCAACCGGCACGGGCGCGATTGCGCTTGGCAATGCGTCGACCGCGGTGGCCAACGGCGGTGTGGCGCTCGGCGCCGGCGCAGTGGCGTATAACGCGAATGACGTGTCGCTGGGTTCGAGCTCCGTGACCGCGGCGCCCAATGCGACGCCGGGCGCAACGATCGGTGGAACGTCCTATACGTTCGCCGGCACTGCGCCGGCCAGCGTCGTGAGCGTCGGCGCCGCGGGAGCCGAGCGGCAGATCACGAACGTTGCCGCCGGAAGCCTGACGGCGTCGAGCACCGACGCAGTGAACGGCTCGCAGCTTTTTGCAACCGTTCAGGCGATCAATACGCTGTCGACTTCCACGTCGACCGGTTTGTCGTCGACCAATAGTTCCGTTGCATCGCTGTCCACGTCGGCTTTGACGGGCATCAGTTCGGCGAACAGTTCGATTGTGTCACTGTCGACTTCCACATCGACCGGCATCAGCACGGCGCAAAGCGGTGTCAACTCGCTGTCGACCGGTCTCTCGTCGACCAACAGTTCAGTTGCGTCGTTGTCCACGTCGGCTTCGACGGGCATCAGTTCGGCGAACAGTTCGATTGTGTCACTGTCGACTTCGACGTCGACCGGCATCAGCACGGCGCAGAGCGGTGTCAACTCGCTGTCGACCGGTCTCTCGTCGACCAACAGCGCGGTGGTGTCGCTGTCCACCTCGGCTTCGACGGGCATCAGTTCGGCGAACAGTTCGATTGCGTCATTGTCGACGGGCCTGTCATCGGCCAATAGCTCAGTTGCGTCGCTGTCGACCTCCACGTCGACGGGCATCAGCACGGCACAAAGCGGTGTCAACTCGCTGTCTACCGGCCTGTCGTCGACCAACAGTTCAGTAGCGTCGTTGTCCACCTCGGCGTCGACCGGTATCAGTTCGGCCAACAGCTCGATCACCTCGCTGTCGACTTCCACGTCGACGGGCATCGGCTCGCTGTCGACCGGCCTGTCGACGATCTCGACCACGACCAACAACCTCGGCAGCAGCACTGCTGCAGCGCTCGGCGGCGGCGCGGCGTACAACCCGGCGACGGGCGCGATTTCCGCGCCGTCGTACACGACGTACAACGCGAACGGCACGACGACGGCCAACAACAACGTCGGCTCGGCGATCGACAACATCAACGCGCACGGCATCAAGTATTTCCACGCGAACTCGACGGGCGCGGACAGCGTCGCGACGGGCGCCGACGCCGTTGCGATCGGCAAGGGCGCGACCGCCTCGACCAACGACTCGATCGCGCTCGGTGCGAACTCGGCAACGGCCGTGTCCAACCCGACCAGCAGTGCGGCGGTCGGCGCGACCACGTTCGGCGCATTCGCCGGCAGCGCGCCCGTGGGGGTCGTGAGCGTCGGCGCGCTGGGCGCGGAACGCCAGATCACCAATGTCGCCGCCGGCCAGGTAACGTCGACCAGTACCGACGCGATCAACGGCAGCCAGCTGTACGCGGTCGCGTCGAAGCTCGATTCGGCGACGACTTCGATATCGTCGCTGTCGACAGGTCTGTCGTCGACCAATAGCGCGGTTGTGTCGCTGTCGACGTCCACGTCGACGGGTATCAGCACGGCGCAAAGCGGTGTCAATTCGCTATCCACCGGTCTGTCGTCGACCAATAGTTCGGTTGCATCGTTGTCCACGTCGGCCTCGACGGGCATCAGCACGGCGCAAAGTGGCGTCAACTCGCTGTCCACCGGTCTGTCATCGACCAATAGCGCGGTTGCCTCGCTGTCGACCTCCACGTCGACCGGCATCAATTCGCTGTCCACCGGTCTGTCGTCGACCAACAGTGCGGTCGTGTCGTTGTCCACCTCGGTCTCGACGGGCATCAGCTCCGCAACCAGCTCGATCGCATCGCTGTCGACCTCAACGTCGACCGGCATCAACTCATTGTCGACAGGTCTCTCGTCGACCACCAGCTCGGTCGCATCACTGTCCACCTCGACCTCGACGGGCCTGAGCACCGCGGGCAGCAACATCTCTTCGCTGTCCACCGGATTGAGTTCGCTGTCGACCGCGGTCAACGGCGGCGGAACGAAGTACTTCCACACCAACTCGACGCAGCCTGACAGCCAGGCGCTCGGGACGAACGCGATCGCCGTCGGCCCGGCGGCCACGGCATCGGGCGCGAGCAGCATTGCCATGGGCGATAACGCGAACGCGTCGACAGGCGGCGCGGTGGCGATCGGCCGAACCGCTGTCGCGACAGGCGGGCAATCGGTGTCGATCGGCGTTGCAAACACGGCGAGCGGGGACGGCGCGGTGGCGATCGGCGATCCGAACGTCGCAACGGGCACCGGCGCGGTTGCATTGGGCGCGAACAACTCGGCGAACGGCCAGGGCGCCGTGGCGCTCGGCAACGCGAACGTTGCGACGGGAACGGGCTCGCTGGCCCTCGGCAATGCCTCCACGGCGGCAGCGGGCGGCGCGATCGCGTTGGGCGCCAATGCAATCGCAAGCAATGCCAATGACGTCGCGCTGGGCTCGGGCAGCGTTACCGCGACCGCAAGTCCGGTAGGCAGCGCCCCCATTGCCGGTCAGACGTATTCGTTCGCGGGCGGCCTGCCGACAAGCGTGGTGAGTGTCGGCGCACCGGGGGCCGAACGGCAGATCGTCAACGTTGCGGCGGGGCGGATTTCCGCGACGTCGACCGACGCCGTGAACGGGTCGCAGATGAACGCCGTCACCCAGGCGCTGGCCTCGTTGTCGACTTCGACGGCAAGTGCACTGTCGACGACGCAAAGCGGCCTGAGTTCATTGTCGACGGGGCTGAGTTCGACGAACAGCAGCGTGAGTTCCCTGTCGACCGGGCTGAGCACGACGAGCAGCAACGTCTCGTCGCTGTCGACCGGCTTGAGCACGTCGCAGAGCGGGATTGCGTCGCTTTCAACGGGATTGAGCACGACGAACGACAGTCTCGCGTCGCTGTCGACTGCGATAACCAGCGGCGGAATCCACGCCAACAGCGTGGGCGGCGTATCGGTGGGACCGGGCGCGAACGCGTCGGGCGCCAACAGCACGGCGGTGGGCGGCGCGGCGTCGGCTTCGGGAGCCAACGCGACGGCTGTCGGTCAGGCGTCGAATGCATCGGGCGATAACTCGACGGCGCTGGGGCAGGCGTCGAGTGCGTCCGGAAGCGGCTCCACGGCGGTGGGGCAGGGCGCGAGCGCGCCGGGAGACGGAGCATCGGCATTCGGCCAGGGGGCGATCGCCTCCGGTACGAACGCAACCGCGTTGGGCGCCCATTCGACGGCATCGGCGCCGAATTCGGTGGCGATCGGTGCGAACTCGGTAGCGTCCGAGCCGAACACGGTGTCATTCGGTTCGCCGGACCATGAACGCCGGCTCACGAACGTCGCACCGGGGATTGGCGGCACCGATGCGGCGAACATGAATCAGCTCAGGGGCGTGCAATCGAGTGTCGACCAGGCTGCTCGCCGGGCCTATTCGGGCGTGGCGGCCGCCACCGCATTGACGATGATCCCGGAAGTCGATCCCGGCAAGACGATCGCGGTCGGGATCGGCGCCGGCAGCTATCAAGGCTATTCGGCATCGGCAATCGGTGTGTCCGTTCGATTCTCCGACAACCTGAAGGCGAAGCTCGGCGTCGGCATGAGCGGGCAGGGCAGCACATACGGCGGAGGTGTGTCGTACCAGTGGTAG
- a CDS encoding sodium:proline symporter yields the protein MNPGASFGILWAALCAAVGSTWVELLLWWLHGDDAVRNLYRDARLTAAIVMGRRVLGPPAGFEPLVMGMATLVHLFLSLAYTAVLAVAIHRLSLRPALLVGAVFGLLLYGINLYGFTEIFPWFIPVRGAITLAAHLAFGITAAAAYRLAGWSTRRRL from the coding sequence ATGAACCCGGGCGCTTCGTTCGGGATCCTCTGGGCAGCGTTGTGCGCCGCTGTCGGCTCGACATGGGTGGAGCTGCTGTTGTGGTGGCTCCACGGCGACGATGCCGTTCGGAACCTGTATCGCGATGCGCGCCTCACGGCCGCCATCGTCATGGGTCGACGCGTGCTCGGGCCGCCAGCCGGCTTCGAGCCGCTCGTCATGGGCATGGCGACGCTCGTGCATCTGTTTCTATCGCTCGCCTACACCGCCGTGCTGGCGGTGGCAATTCATCGGCTATCGCTGCGGCCGGCGCTGCTCGTGGGAGCCGTGTTCGGGCTTCTTCTCTACGGGATCAACCTGTACGGTTTCACCGAGATCTTCCCGTGGTTTATTCCGGTTCGCGGCGCGATCACGCTGGCGGCCCATCTGGCATTCGGGATCACGGCGGCGGCGGCCTACCGGCTCGCCGGATGGTCGACACGGCGGCGCTTGTGA
- a CDS encoding site-specific integrase, giving the protein MNPLPPPPLPTESAPAGYPDADELAALRAWYAGMTVRDAVERYLPDRLGARRSARGVIGAIRRRLVRVAQSARRPDLARVLSHPEGEHLREAKAVAEAIEILRHARAPSPHIGDAVDDWLPARAVAALRAHGIATLADLTVRIPRRRQWWKAIPGLGLASARRIEAFFAAHPELTARARALVAVSPPSGIVPWEQLKLPHEVDGSAGTFRAPRATSTLDADNDYAAVHAWLSLHESAATRRAYRKEAERLILWAIVERGRALSSLTTEDAVAYRAFVRRPSPHERWVGPVRPRGAPDWRPFSGALSARSAAYTLSVLGALFRWLIEQRYLLANPFAGVKVRDTRGANALDTSHAFTEGEWLLVRTIADGLEWSYGWEPAAAQRLRFILDFGYATGLRASELVGATLGGIETDAHGDSWIKVVGKGRKAARVALPPLARTALDRYLVARRLPVTPVRWRPDTPLIASLAEDGAAAITSVRLWKVMQRFFAQTADQVEADNPALAQKLRQASPHWMRHTHATHALARGAELTTVRDNLRHASISTTSIYLHGDDVKRARQLSDAFSAEK; this is encoded by the coding sequence ATGAACCCGCTCCCACCCCCGCCTCTGCCGACCGAATCCGCTCCCGCAGGCTATCCCGACGCCGACGAACTGGCCGCGCTGCGCGCGTGGTACGCCGGGATGACGGTCCGCGACGCGGTGGAACGCTATCTGCCAGACCGGCTGGGCGCACGACGCTCGGCGCGCGGCGTGATCGGCGCGATTCGCCGCCGCCTCGTACGCGTCGCGCAATCGGCGCGCCGGCCCGATCTCGCGCGCGTGCTGTCGCATCCCGAAGGTGAGCATTTACGGGAGGCAAAAGCAGTCGCCGAAGCGATCGAGATCCTGCGGCATGCGCGCGCGCCGTCGCCGCACATCGGCGACGCCGTCGACGACTGGCTGCCCGCCCGCGCGGTCGCCGCGCTGCGGGCGCACGGAATCGCGACGCTTGCCGATCTCACGGTGCGGATTCCGCGCCGACGCCAGTGGTGGAAAGCGATTCCCGGGCTCGGCCTCGCCAGCGCGCGCCGCATCGAGGCATTCTTTGCCGCGCATCCGGAACTGACGGCGCGCGCGCGAGCGCTCGTCGCGGTGTCGCCGCCGAGCGGCATCGTGCCGTGGGAGCAGCTGAAGCTGCCGCACGAAGTCGACGGTTCGGCCGGCACGTTCCGCGCGCCGCGTGCGACCAGCACGCTCGATGCGGACAACGATTACGCGGCCGTGCACGCGTGGCTGTCGCTGCACGAATCGGCCGCGACGCGGCGTGCGTACCGGAAGGAGGCGGAGCGGTTGATCCTGTGGGCGATCGTCGAGCGCGGCCGCGCGCTGTCGTCGCTGACGACCGAGGACGCGGTCGCGTATCGCGCGTTCGTGCGGCGCCCGAGCCCGCACGAGCGCTGGGTCGGGCCCGTGCGGCCGCGCGGTGCGCCCGACTGGCGGCCGTTCTCGGGCGCGTTGTCCGCGCGTTCGGCGGCGTACACGCTGTCGGTGCTCGGCGCGCTGTTTCGCTGGCTGATCGAGCAGCGCTACCTGCTCGCGAATCCGTTCGCGGGCGTCAAGGTGCGCGACACGCGCGGCGCGAACGCACTCGACACGTCGCATGCGTTCACCGAAGGCGAATGGCTGCTCGTGCGCACGATCGCCGACGGGCTCGAATGGTCGTACGGCTGGGAGCCGGCAGCGGCGCAACGGCTGCGCTTCATTCTCGATTTCGGCTATGCGACCGGGCTGCGCGCGAGCGAGCTGGTCGGCGCGACGCTCGGCGGCATCGAGACGGATGCGCACGGCGATTCGTGGATCAAGGTCGTCGGGAAAGGGCGCAAGGCGGCCAGGGTCGCGCTGCCGCCGCTCGCCCGCACGGCGCTCGACCGTTACCTGGTCGCACGCCGGCTGCCGGTTACGCCGGTGCGCTGGCGGCCCGATACGCCGCTGATCGCGAGCCTCGCGGAAGACGGCGCCGCCGCGATCACGAGCGTGCGCCTGTGGAAGGTGATGCAGCGTTTCTTCGCGCAGACGGCCGATCAGGTCGAGGCCGACAACCCCGCGCTCGCGCAGAAGCTGCGGCAGGCGAGCCCGCACTGGATGCGTCATACGCATGCGACGCATGCGTTGGCGCGCGGCGCGGAGCTGACGACCGTGCGCGACAACCTGCGGCATGCATCGATCTCGACGACGTCGATCTACCTGCATGGCGACGACGTGAAGCGGGCGCGCCAGCTGTCGGACGCGTTCTCGGCGGAAAAGTGA
- a CDS encoding helix-hairpin-helix domain-containing protein, whose protein sequence is MNPAKVDRARVVKLTDLPNIGPASAADLVLIGIGHPADLIGRCPFCLYDELCMRTATRHDPCVIDVFISVTQFMAGGPPEPWWAFSDARKRVMSGASPAACDTPAGRPCAVCGRRLA, encoded by the coding sequence ATGAATCCCGCCAAGGTAGACCGAGCCCGCGTCGTCAAGCTGACCGACTTGCCCAACATCGGCCCCGCGTCCGCCGCCGACCTCGTGCTGATCGGCATCGGCCACCCCGCCGATCTCATCGGCCGATGTCCGTTTTGCCTGTACGACGAGCTGTGCATGCGCACCGCGACACGACACGATCCGTGCGTGATCGACGTGTTCATTTCCGTGACGCAGTTCATGGCGGGCGGCCCGCCCGAGCCTTGGTGGGCATTCTCCGACGCGCGCAAGCGGGTCATGAGCGGCGCGTCGCCTGCCGCCTGCGACACGCCCGCCGGCCGGCCGTGCGCGGTATGCGGGCGGCGGCTGGCCTGA
- a CDS encoding B12-binding domain-containing radical SAM protein: MQLIDMRNAPLEREYHFELDPRVTDPGRFKVAFVIFLEGDLVMSPEHLGVAYMAAVLRRAGFTCVIMEVRDDKEAALETLAAFAPDMTCFTLMSLNIVTFGSFSEQVRAHLPGTRIVCGGPAGTYAGVDVLRNCPHTDIVAVGEGEPTIFELVQRVYLNLPLDTCPGICFRGADGEPVQTPLRMMMHNLDDLPFPSRDQLELHGGKLEYIRVSTSRGCIARCTFCSAPHAGNKIQPGKGWRGRSAASVLDELTHLVDKYQFRTYDFIDSTFEDPDGRRIGKGRIREIANGILDRKLDIYYNVCMRAENWTDDDSELLQLLFESGLEKVNVGIESGTTEELALWQKRASVEDNERIIRLLREHGIYLAMGFIQFHPYSTVDTLRRNAEFLRRNNGHNLRRLTERLEIYPGTPLIGKMEHDGLLNPDYWQSLDHYGYRYQDEAVAKLALHFASLYNNDDYHERGVITDQSAVFEFETFNVVLSTFLSRTQRRFRHNPSVVELIREFRSGLHAKHKEMSEFNFAFFTSSLDTVLADRLDAEKHRRDVADVEQYFRSAIDEIRTRQLRLGRALLRAGADLSQITSTTDTRNFSISKTYTGNGTPCW; this comes from the coding sequence ATGCAATTAATCGATATGCGAAATGCGCCGCTCGAGCGTGAATATCATTTCGAGCTGGATCCGCGCGTCACCGATCCCGGCCGCTTCAAGGTGGCGTTCGTGATATTCCTTGAGGGCGACCTCGTGATGTCACCGGAGCATCTCGGTGTCGCCTACATGGCAGCAGTGCTGCGCCGCGCCGGCTTCACCTGCGTCATCATGGAAGTGCGCGACGACAAGGAAGCCGCGCTCGAGACGCTTGCCGCGTTCGCGCCGGACATGACGTGCTTCACGCTGATGAGCCTGAACATCGTCACGTTCGGCAGCTTCTCCGAGCAGGTCCGCGCGCATCTGCCCGGCACGCGCATCGTGTGCGGCGGGCCGGCCGGCACGTATGCCGGGGTCGACGTGCTGCGCAACTGCCCGCACACCGACATCGTCGCGGTCGGAGAAGGCGAGCCGACCATCTTCGAGCTGGTGCAGCGGGTTTACCTGAACCTGCCGCTCGACACCTGCCCAGGCATCTGCTTTCGCGGCGCGGACGGCGAACCGGTGCAGACCCCGTTGCGGATGATGATGCACAACCTCGACGACCTGCCCTTCCCGTCGCGCGACCAGCTCGAGCTGCACGGCGGCAAGCTGGAATACATCCGCGTCAGCACGAGCCGCGGTTGCATTGCGCGCTGCACGTTCTGCAGCGCGCCGCACGCCGGCAACAAAATCCAGCCGGGCAAGGGCTGGCGCGGCCGATCGGCCGCATCGGTGCTGGACGAGCTCACCCATCTCGTTGACAAGTATCAGTTCCGCACCTACGACTTTATCGATTCCACGTTCGAGGATCCGGACGGACGGCGCATCGGCAAAGGGCGAATCCGCGAGATCGCGAACGGGATTCTCGATCGCAAGCTCGACATCTACTACAACGTCTGCATGCGTGCGGAAAACTGGACCGACGACGATTCAGAGTTGCTGCAGCTGCTGTTCGAGTCCGGCCTGGAGAAGGTCAACGTGGGGATCGAGTCGGGTACCACCGAGGAGCTCGCCCTGTGGCAGAAGCGCGCGAGCGTCGAGGACAACGAGCGGATCATCCGGCTGCTGCGCGAGCACGGCATCTATCTCGCGATGGGATTCATCCAGTTCCACCCTTACTCGACCGTCGACACGTTGCGTCGCAACGCCGAATTTCTGCGACGCAACAACGGCCACAATCTGCGCCGGCTCACCGAGCGGCTGGAAATCTATCCGGGCACGCCGTTGATCGGCAAAATGGAGCACGACGGCCTCCTGAACCCGGACTACTGGCAATCGCTCGACCATTACGGCTACCGCTACCAGGACGAAGCGGTGGCGAAGCTGGCGCTTCACTTCGCGTCGCTCTACAACAACGACGACTATCATGAGCGCGGCGTCATCACCGATCAGTCGGCCGTGTTCGAATTCGAGACGTTCAACGTGGTGCTGTCGACCTTCCTTTCGCGAACCCAGCGGCGCTTCCGGCACAACCCATCGGTCGTCGAGCTGATTCGCGAGTTTCGCTCGGGGCTGCACGCGAAGCACAAGGAGATGTCCGAGTTCAATTTCGCGTTCTTCACGTCGAGCCTCGACACGGTGCTGGCGGACCGGCTGGATGCGGAAAAGCACCGGCGCGACGTGGCGGATGTCGAGCAGTATTTCCGGTCAGCGATCGACGAGATCCGCACACGCCAGTTGCGGCTCGGCCGTGCGCTGCTGCGGGCGGGTGCCGACCTGAGTCAGATCACGTCGACCACCGACACGCGAAACTTCTCGATCTCCAAAACGTATACTGGCAACGGCACGCCCTGCTGGTGA